The following proteins are co-located in the Maridesulfovibrio sp. genome:
- a CDS encoding TetR/AcrR family transcriptional regulator, producing MTRTPTQKRSQEKKRRIIVAGMKLFSEKGFHKTGVTEIAHDAKVSVGSFYSYFKDKKDLLDQVSDAYTTSITKGVYGNFADNAPYTKSSREITAYIVETAKQAHTLSTELHREMLALKNRESHMANLDRNIISALEKGVTQILKNCGDKVRIKDINIGARLVSGAIEETMHRCILETGEPDADKTFTELTEMCQRYLFKKE from the coding sequence ATGACCCGGACACCAACCCAGAAACGAAGCCAAGAAAAAAAGCGCCGGATCATTGTCGCCGGGATGAAACTGTTCTCCGAAAAGGGATTTCACAAAACAGGAGTTACTGAAATTGCACACGATGCTAAAGTCTCAGTAGGATCATTCTACAGTTACTTCAAAGACAAGAAAGACCTGCTGGATCAAGTAAGTGATGCATATACGACAAGTATCACAAAAGGCGTTTATGGTAATTTTGCAGACAATGCACCATACACAAAAAGTTCACGCGAAATCACTGCTTACATAGTGGAAACCGCAAAGCAGGCCCACACTCTGTCAACAGAGTTGCACCGCGAAATGCTGGCCCTGAAAAACAGAGAATCCCATATGGCAAATCTGGACCGCAACATCATTTCGGCATTAGAGAAGGGAGTGACCCAAATACTGAAAAATTGCGGGGACAAAGTCAGGATCAAGGACATAAACATAGGGGCAAGACTTGTCAGCGGAGCAATAGAAGAAACAATGCACCGTTGCATATTAGAAACCGGAGAGCCGGACGCGGACAAGACTTTTACCGAACTGACCGAGATGTGCCAGCGATATCTTTTCAAAAAAGAATAG
- a CDS encoding DUF4911 domain-containing protein: MARRKRKPRPRPLPPPPENSSRMYIQIAPSDIAIFRFLMEAVDNLALFTIADRFKGILLLRYSPHQEREFREFMNGLKQEIDIKFLPNPSDPA, translated from the coding sequence ATGGCCCGTAGAAAAAGAAAACCTCGTCCGCGTCCCCTGCCACCGCCGCCGGAGAATTCCTCCCGCATGTATATCCAGATTGCACCTTCTGATATTGCAATCTTTCGTTTCCTCATGGAGGCCGTGGACAATCTCGCACTTTTCACTATTGCCGACCGCTTCAAAGGAATCCTCCTGCTGCGCTACAGTCCGCATCAGGAACGCGAATTCCGTGAATTCATGAATGGACTCAAGCAGGAAATCGACATCAAATTCCTGCCCAATCCATCAGATCCGGCATAA
- a CDS encoding aminopeptidase P family protein, protein MTISTATYEQRREDVRKRLKDRGHPPLLVSFAANRYYLSGFELHDPQCNESAGWLIIDPAGRDFLLTDPRYLDAARKVWKEDDIFIYSGRKFDALREFFKSNGFKKISYDPKSINIFEHEKLNDFCDLKPVSGLVEDLRQIKDETEIKIMEESCALNHKVYELLETKLVPGRTEAEIAWDVEQLFRNNGASELAFPSIVGIGPNAALPHAIPGNDKLEDGSLVLIDMGGRMGDYCSDQTRTFWVGDKPSDRFLTVRDQVQEAQMEAIKVLRPGLPIQHAYHTAKAVFEKYGVEKYFTHSLGHGIGLETHEPPSVSPIASGELKPGMVITVEPGLYYPDWGGIRWEYMVLITEDGYKIL, encoded by the coding sequence ATGACAATTTCCACCGCCACTTACGAACAGCGGCGGGAGGATGTCCGCAAACGCCTTAAGGATCGCGGACATCCCCCTCTTCTGGTCAGCTTCGCAGCCAACCGCTACTACCTCAGCGGCTTTGAACTTCATGATCCCCAGTGCAACGAATCAGCAGGCTGGCTGATCATTGATCCAGCAGGCCGGGATTTCCTGCTCACTGACCCCCGCTACCTTGATGCGGCCCGCAAGGTCTGGAAAGAAGATGACATCTTCATTTATTCAGGCCGTAAATTCGATGCCCTGCGCGAATTCTTTAAATCAAACGGTTTCAAGAAAATTTCCTACGATCCGAAATCCATCAATATTTTCGAGCATGAAAAGCTTAACGATTTTTGTGATCTTAAGCCTGTTTCAGGGTTGGTGGAAGATCTTCGCCAGATCAAGGACGAAACAGAAATCAAGATCATGGAAGAATCCTGCGCCCTGAACCACAAAGTATACGAACTGCTTGAGACTAAGCTGGTTCCCGGTCGCACTGAAGCTGAAATAGCATGGGACGTGGAACAGCTTTTCCGTAACAACGGTGCGTCCGAACTGGCTTTCCCCAGCATTGTCGGCATCGGCCCCAACGCTGCCCTGCCCCACGCCATCCCCGGAAACGACAAACTTGAGGACGGTTCGCTGGTACTTATCGATATGGGTGGTCGCATGGGAGATTATTGCTCCGACCAGACCCGTACATTCTGGGTCGGTGACAAGCCTTCCGACCGTTTTCTCACTGTGCGTGATCAAGTGCAGGAAGCACAGATGGAAGCCATCAAGGTTCTGCGTCCCGGGCTGCCGATCCAGCACGCCTATCACACCGCCAAAGCTGTTTTTGAAAAATACGGAGTGGAAAAGTACTTTACCCATTCGCTCGGACACGGTATCGGCCTTGAAACGCATGAGCCGCCCAGTGTAAGCCCCATTGCTTCCGGTGAACTTAAACCGGGCATGGTTATCACTGTGGAGCCCGGTCTCTACTACCCCGATTGGGGCGGTATCCGCTGGGAATACATGGTGCTCATAACTGAAGACGGATATAAAATTTTATAG